One genomic region from Bos javanicus breed banteng chromosome 14, ARS-OSU_banteng_1.0, whole genome shotgun sequence encodes:
- the LOC133260404 gene encoding histone H3.3C: MARTKQTARKSTGGKAPRKQLVTKAARKSAPSTGGMKKPHRYRPGTVALREIRRHQKSTELLIRKLPFQRLVREIAQDFKTDLRFQSAAIGALQEASEAYLVGLFEDTNLCAIHAKRVTVMPRDIQLARRIRGERA; the protein is encoded by the coding sequence ATGGCTCGAACCAAGCAGACTGCTCGGAAGTCAACGGGTGGGAAAGCGCCCCGCAAGCAGCTGGTCACAAAAGCAGCCAGGAAAAGCGCCCCCTCTACCGGCGGGATGAAGAAACCTCATCGCTACAGGCCCGGGACTGTTGCGCTTCGAGAAATCCGTCGTCACCAGAAATCCACCGAGCTTCTGATCCGGAAACTGCCTTTCCAGAGGCTGGTGAGGGAGATCGCCCAGGATTTCAAAACCGACTTGCGGTTCCAGAGTGCCGCCATCGGTGCGCTGCAGGAGGCTAGCGAAGCGTACCTGGTGGGCTTGTTTGAAGATACTAATCTGTGTGCCATCCACGCTAAGAGAGTAACCGTCATGCCCAGAGACATCCAGTTGGCTCGCCGGATACGGGGAGAGAGAGCTTAA